A genomic segment from Alistipes senegalensis JC50 encodes:
- a CDS encoding MlaE family ABC transporter permease: MLKVFEIIGRYFMLMGKVFSRPEKAAIYRRRIVFEMEALGVNSIGLTAIISVFIGAVITLQMCINLDSPFIPRSLVGYATRETMILEFSSAVVALILAGKVGSSIASEIGTMRITEQIDALEIMGVNSASYLILPKIVAAMLFFPFLTILSILIGILGGWIIAAATGIMIPADYVDGLLMDFKPYSITYTLIKTVVFAYIITSISAFYGYNARGNSLEVGAASTRAVVASCVVVLLFDLILTQVLLI; encoded by the coding sequence ATGTTGAAGGTATTCGAAATCATAGGCCGCTATTTCATGCTGATGGGGAAGGTCTTTTCCCGTCCGGAGAAGGCGGCGATCTACCGCCGGCGCATCGTCTTCGAGATGGAGGCGCTGGGCGTCAATTCGATCGGCCTGACGGCCATCATCTCGGTGTTCATCGGCGCGGTCATCACGCTGCAAATGTGCATCAACCTCGATTCGCCCTTCATTCCCCGCTCGCTGGTGGGCTATGCCACGCGCGAAACGATGATCCTGGAATTCTCGTCGGCGGTCGTGGCGCTGATCCTCGCCGGCAAGGTCGGTTCGTCGATCGCCTCGGAGATCGGGACGATGCGCATTACCGAGCAGATCGACGCCCTCGAAATCATGGGCGTCAATTCGGCTTCGTACCTGATTCTTCCGAAGATCGTCGCCGCGATGCTCTTCTTCCCTTTCCTCACGATCCTCTCGATCCTGATCGGCATCCTCGGCGGATGGATCATCGCCGCGGCCACGGGCATTATGATCCCGGCCGACTACGTTGACGGCCTGCTGATGGATTTCAAACCCTATTCGATCACCTACACGCTCATCAAGACCGTCGTCTTCGCCTACATCATCACTTCGATCTCGGCTTTCTACGGCTACAACGCCCGGGGCAACTCGCTGGAGGTCGGCGCCGCATCGACGCGCGCCGTGGTGGCCAGCTGCGTGGTGGTCCTGCTTTTCGACCTGATTCTTACGCAAGTCCTGCTCATATGA
- a CDS encoding ABC transporter ATP-binding protein, with protein MIRAEHIVKTFDGRVVLDDISVEFETGKTNLIIGRSGSGKTVLLKTLVGLHEPDSGDVWYDDINFTRLGFRDRKAIRKDIGMIFQGGALLDSSTVEENVRLPLDLFTSQSTKEKMERVNFCLQRVRLEDANRLYPAELSGGMIKRVAIARAIVMNPRYLFCDEPNSGLDPQTSIVIDNLIHEITQEYGITTIINTHDMNSVMEIGEKIVYIHGGRKWWEGTKDDILHADNRELNDFVFASAMAKRAKKVAE; from the coding sequence ATGATACGTGCCGAACATATCGTCAAAACGTTCGACGGGCGCGTGGTGCTCGACGACATCTCGGTGGAGTTCGAAACCGGGAAGACCAACCTCATCATCGGCCGCAGCGGCTCGGGAAAGACCGTGCTGCTCAAAACGCTGGTCGGACTGCACGAACCCGATTCGGGCGACGTGTGGTACGACGACATCAATTTCACCCGGCTGGGGTTCCGCGACCGCAAGGCCATCCGCAAGGACATCGGCATGATCTTCCAGGGCGGGGCGCTGCTCGATTCATCGACCGTTGAGGAGAATGTCCGGCTGCCGCTGGACCTCTTCACGTCGCAGAGCACGAAGGAGAAGATGGAGCGCGTGAATTTCTGCCTTCAGCGCGTGCGCCTCGAAGACGCCAACCGGCTCTATCCGGCCGAACTGTCGGGCGGCATGATCAAGCGCGTGGCCATCGCCCGCGCCATCGTGATGAACCCCCGCTACCTCTTCTGCGACGAGCCCAACTCGGGCCTCGATCCCCAGACCTCGATCGTCATCGACAACCTGATTCACGAGATCACGCAGGAGTACGGCATTACGACGATCATCAATACGCACGACATGAACTCGGTGATGGAGATCGGCGAGAAAATTGTATATATCCACGGTGGCCGCAAATGGTGGGAGGGGACCAAGGACGACATACTCCACGCCGACAACCGCGAACTCAACGATTTCGTCTTCGCCTCGGCCATGGCCAAGCGTGCCAAGAAGGTCGCGGAATAG
- a CDS encoding DUF4834 family protein: protein MNFITAIIDSLVGFVQRNPLTTLLIVILALGAPALLKGIALFIMYFFMGLVILAVVLMLAFRWRIYRVRKQMEEQFGEGFGDQAQGGFRQRNSGSPFADRERRGREGEVRVHRTAGTPEKRVSKDVGDYVDFEEEKER, encoded by the coding sequence ATGAATTTCATAACGGCAATCATCGACTCGCTGGTGGGTTTCGTGCAGCGCAATCCGCTGACGACGCTCCTTATCGTCATACTGGCGCTCGGCGCCCCCGCGCTGCTGAAAGGCATCGCGCTTTTTATCATGTACTTTTTTATGGGACTTGTCATTTTGGCCGTCGTGCTGATGCTGGCCTTCCGCTGGCGGATTTACAGGGTCCGCAAGCAGATGGAGGAGCAGTTCGGCGAAGGCTTCGGGGATCAGGCGCAGGGCGGATTCCGGCAGCGGAATTCCGGCTCGCCGTTTGCAGACCGGGAGCGCAGGGGCCGCGAAGGCGAGGTGCGGGTGCACCGGACCGCCGGGACCCCCGAGAAACGTGTGTCGAAGGACGTGGGCGACTACGTCGATTTCGAGGAGGAAAAGGAACGGTAG